One genomic region from Streptomyces sp. NBC_01304 encodes:
- a CDS encoding alpha/beta fold hydrolase, whose protein sequence is MTRPTSGKTGKPWLKAGKPWPRSRRRLLAIAAAVAVLAGAGTWTALAADDKPAVRQADQVMDMGGGVRIDTSYFTAGSADSKRPAVLIGHGFGGSKKDVKGQAEDLARDGYAVLTWSARGFGKSGGKIGLNDPKAEVADVSKMIDWLAERPEVQLDKAGDPRVGMTGASYGGAVSLLAAGYDKRVDALAPQITYWNLADALFPDGVFKKLWAGAFVSTGGGCKKFEPRLCEMYERVAVAGKPDEAARKLLEERSPVAVGDKIKVPSLIVQGQTDSLFPLGQADAMAKTIGDNGAPVAVDWIAGGHDGGDREAGRVEARIGKWFDRYLKEDTSADTGPAFRVTRTGGVDSTDGRAQLRGATDGEYPGLDSGQRNIPLGRGGKAQAKATQTIDNPAGANPPSISNVPGISGGLEQLSSLGIGGLSVDFPGQFAHFDSAPMTSDLTITGSPTVTVHVKSSRDDAVLFGKVYDVGPDGKQQVLPSQLVSPIRVTGAKDGKDVRITLPAIDHEVQSGHRLRLALASTDLGYASPADPATYTVSLKGDLGVPTAPGVKTGAAALPAWVWMLPLAGLAIAAGLLYTARRRTSAPPADRELAEVPLQIADLSKKYAKGSDRYAVRDLSFRVEKGQVLGLLGPNGAGKTTTLRMLMGLITPDAGEIRVFGHAIRPGAPVLSRVGAFVEGAGFLPHLSGRDNLELYWAATGRPAEDAHFDEALEIAGLGDALARAVRTYSQGMRQRLAIAQAMLGLPDLLILDEPTNGLDPPQIREMREVMIRYAAAGRTVIVSSHLLAEVEQSCTHLVVMHRGKLVQAGPVAEIVGSGETLLVGTEVPLDVVTVEKVAALEGVASAEPTDGGVLIRLDDASVPQLLAELVRLEVPVTSVGPHRRLEDAFLNLIGGTA, encoded by the coding sequence ATGACTCGCCCTACGTCCGGAAAGACCGGGAAACCCTGGCTGAAGGCCGGGAAACCCTGGCCGAGGTCCCGTCGGCGGCTGCTCGCGATCGCGGCCGCCGTCGCCGTGCTGGCCGGGGCCGGGACCTGGACCGCCCTCGCGGCCGACGACAAGCCCGCCGTGCGCCAGGCCGACCAGGTCATGGACATGGGCGGCGGCGTCCGGATCGACACCTCCTACTTCACGGCCGGGTCGGCCGACAGCAAGCGCCCCGCCGTCCTCATCGGGCACGGCTTCGGCGGCAGCAAGAAGGACGTGAAGGGGCAGGCCGAGGACCTCGCGCGGGACGGGTACGCGGTGCTGACCTGGTCGGCGCGGGGCTTCGGGAAGTCCGGCGGGAAGATCGGGCTGAACGACCCGAAGGCCGAGGTCGCCGACGTCAGCAAGATGATCGACTGGCTGGCCGAGCGGCCCGAGGTCCAGCTCGACAAGGCCGGCGACCCGCGCGTGGGCATGACCGGCGCCTCGTACGGCGGGGCGGTGTCGCTGCTGGCCGCCGGGTACGACAAGCGGGTCGACGCGCTCGCCCCGCAGATCACGTACTGGAATCTGGCGGACGCCCTGTTCCCGGACGGGGTCTTCAAGAAGCTGTGGGCCGGCGCCTTCGTGTCCACGGGCGGCGGCTGCAAGAAGTTCGAGCCCCGCCTTTGCGAGATGTACGAGCGGGTCGCGGTCGCCGGGAAGCCGGACGAGGCCGCCCGGAAACTCCTCGAAGAGCGCAGTCCGGTCGCCGTCGGCGACAAGATCAAGGTGCCGAGCCTGATCGTGCAGGGGCAGACCGACTCGCTCTTCCCGCTCGGCCAGGCCGACGCGATGGCCAAGACCATCGGGGACAACGGCGCACCGGTGGCGGTGGACTGGATCGCGGGCGGGCACGACGGCGGCGATCGCGAGGCCGGCCGCGTCGAGGCCCGGATCGGCAAGTGGTTCGACCGCTATCTCAAGGAGGACACCTCCGCCGACACCGGGCCCGCCTTCCGCGTCACCCGTACCGGAGGAGTCGACTCCACCGACGGCCGGGCGCAGCTGCGCGGCGCGACGGACGGCGAGTACCCGGGGCTCGACAGCGGGCAGCGCAACATCCCGCTTGGCCGCGGCGGCAAGGCGCAGGCCAAGGCGACGCAGACGATCGACAACCCGGCCGGGGCCAACCCGCCCTCGATCTCGAACGTGCCCGGAATCAGCGGCGGCCTGGAGCAACTTTCCTCGCTCGGGATCGGCGGCCTCTCGGTCGACTTCCCGGGGCAGTTCGCCCACTTCGACTCCGCGCCGATGACGAGCGATCTGACGATCACCGGGTCGCCGACGGTGACCGTGCACGTGAAGTCGTCCCGGGACGACGCGGTGCTCTTCGGGAAGGTGTATGACGTCGGTCCTGACGGCAAGCAGCAGGTGCTGCCCTCCCAGCTGGTCTCTCCGATCCGCGTCACCGGCGCCAAGGACGGCAAGGACGTCCGGATCACGCTGCCGGCCATCGACCACGAGGTGCAGTCCGGACACCGGCTGCGGCTCGCGCTGGCCTCGACGGACCTCGGGTACGCCTCGCCGGCCGACCCGGCGACGTACACCGTGAGCCTCAAGGGCGATCTGGGCGTGCCCACGGCGCCCGGCGTGAAGACCGGCGCGGCCGCGCTGCCCGCCTGGGTGTGGATGCTGCCGCTGGCCGGACTCGCCATCGCGGCGGGGCTGCTCTACACCGCACGCCGTCGCACCAGCGCACCGCCCGCGGACCGCGAGCTCGCCGAAGTGCCGCTCCAGATCGCGGACTTGAGCAAGAAGTACGCCAAGGGCTCCGACCGGTACGCCGTCCGCGACCTGTCCTTCCGGGTCGAGAAGGGCCAGGTCCTCGGCCTGCTCGGCCCGAACGGCGCGGGCAAGACCACCACACTCCGCATGCTGATGGGCCTCATCACGCCGGACGCCGGTGAGATCCGCGTCTTCGGGCACGCCATCCGCCCCGGCGCCCCCGTCCTCTCCCGGGTCGGCGCCTTCGTCGAGGGCGCCGGGTTCCTGCCGCACCTCAGCGGGCGCGACAACCTGGAGCTGTACTGGGCCGCGACCGGCCGGCCCGCCGAGGACGCGCACTTCGACGAGGCGCTGGAGATCGCCGGACTCGGCGACGCGCTCGCCCGCGCGGTGCGCACGTACTCGCAGGGCATGCGGCAGCGGCTCGCCATCGCGCAGGCCATGCTCGGCCTGCCGGACCTCCTGATCCTCGACGAGCCGACGAACGGCCTGGACCCGCCGCAGATCCGCGAGATGCGCGAGGTGATGATCCGGTACGCGGCCGCCGGACGCACGGTGATCGTGTCCAGCCACCTCCTCGCCGAGGTCGAGCAGTCCTGCACCCACCTCGTGGTGATGCACCGGGGCAAGCTCGTCCAGGCCGGCCCGGTCGCCGAGATCGTCGGGTCCGGCGAGACGCTCCTGGTCGGCACCGAGGTGCCGCTCGACGTGGTGACGGTGGAGAAGGTCGCCGCCCTGGAGGGCGTGGCCTCCGCCGAGCCCACGGACGGCGGCGTACTCATCCGGCTCGATGACGCCTCGGTTCCCCAACTCCTCGCGGAACTCGTCCGGTTGGAGGTGCCGGTCACCTCGGTCGGCCCGCACCGCCGCCTGGAGGACGCCTTCCTGAACCTGATCGGAGGCACCGCATGA
- a CDS encoding GNAT family N-acetyltransferase codes for MEIRRATGPAELVAASPLFDHPARPEWAEAFLRASGHHLFLAYEGELPIGFITGIEMLHPDKGVEMCLYELGVAEPYRRRGIARALIERLAALARERGCYDMWVGVDTDNEPALAAYRSTGGKDDGTFAMITWEFPR; via the coding sequence ATGGAAATCCGACGCGCGACCGGTCCGGCGGAGCTCGTCGCCGCCTCACCCCTCTTCGACCACCCCGCCCGCCCCGAGTGGGCCGAGGCCTTCCTGCGCGCATCCGGCCACCACCTCTTCCTCGCGTACGAGGGCGAACTCCCGATCGGCTTCATCACCGGCATCGAGATGCTCCACCCCGACAAGGGCGTCGAGATGTGCCTGTACGAGCTCGGGGTCGCGGAGCCGTACCGGCGGCGCGGGATCGCCCGGGCCCTGATCGAACGCCTCGCGGCCCTCGCGCGCGAGCGGGGCTGCTACGACATGTGGGTCGGCGTGGACACGGACAACGAGCCGGCCCTCGCGGCGTACCGCTCGACGGGCGGGAAGGACGACGGGACCTTCGCGATGATCACCTGGGAGTTCCCGCGATAG
- a CDS encoding vWA domain-containing protein, whose translation MAQYGTRSGGIRRGLLALTCAAGLLLTGCSGSGDHATSSQDKSRGGSGQNGGGPLPGVPQQSGGPADGEQGERSDGSKEFVPPPDYLSTFALDVDTASYGFARRTLAEGRLPDPATVRPEEFINSFRQDYPRPKGNGFSVTMDGAGTPRDDDGWSLLRVGLATKAAESQGERPPAALTFVIDISGSMAEPGRLDLVKQSLDLMTDQLRGDDSIAIVTFSDEAEEVLPMTRLGDHRGRIHDVIGGLQPTDSTNLDAGIRTGYDTAVEGRRSGATNRVVLLSDALANTGSTSADEILERISGARKEHGITLFGVGVGSEYGDALMEQLADKGDGHTTYVSDIKEARKVFCQDLPAHIELRARDAKAQVAFDPQTVQEFKLIGYDNRQVADEDFRDDRVDGGEVGPGHTVTALYAVRLKGNGGGHVATANVRWLDPNTRTPHETSQQIETGGLEGSLWGGADKRFQVAAVAAYFADALRVESTYSPCESETRCAEPEPAGDTTTYSATPYDQGYGGYGGKRYSSLPGTMALPELAAKAKELASNSEDSALQQLATAIQQASDLRGDRY comes from the coding sequence ATGGCGCAGTACGGGACACGATCCGGGGGGATACGCAGGGGCCTGTTGGCCCTGACCTGCGCTGCGGGCCTCCTCCTCACCGGGTGCAGCGGCAGCGGGGACCACGCGACCTCGTCCCAGGACAAGAGCCGCGGCGGCAGCGGGCAGAACGGCGGCGGGCCGCTGCCCGGCGTGCCACAGCAATCCGGCGGCCCCGCCGACGGCGAGCAGGGCGAACGGTCCGACGGGTCGAAGGAGTTCGTGCCCCCGCCGGACTACCTCTCCACCTTCGCCCTCGACGTCGACACCGCCTCCTACGGCTTCGCCCGGCGCACCCTGGCCGAGGGGCGGCTGCCCGATCCGGCCACGGTGCGGCCCGAGGAGTTCATCAACAGCTTCCGGCAGGACTATCCACGTCCCAAGGGCAACGGCTTCTCCGTGACCATGGACGGCGCGGGCACCCCGCGCGACGACGACGGCTGGTCGCTGCTGCGCGTCGGCCTCGCCACCAAGGCCGCCGAGTCCCAGGGCGAACGCCCGCCCGCCGCCCTCACGTTCGTCATCGACATCTCCGGGTCCATGGCCGAACCTGGCCGCCTCGACCTGGTCAAGCAGTCCCTGGACCTCATGACCGACCAGCTGCGCGGCGACGACTCGATCGCGATCGTCACCTTCAGCGACGAGGCCGAGGAAGTGCTGCCGATGACCCGCCTCGGCGACCACCGCGGCCGGATCCACGACGTCATCGGCGGACTGCAGCCCACCGACTCCACCAACCTCGACGCGGGTATCCGCACCGGCTACGACACTGCCGTCGAGGGTCGCAGGAGCGGCGCCACCAACCGTGTCGTGCTGCTCTCCGACGCCCTCGCCAACACCGGCTCGACCAGTGCAGACGAGATCCTGGAACGGATCTCCGGCGCCCGCAAGGAGCACGGCATCACGCTGTTCGGCGTGGGGGTCGGCAGCGAGTACGGCGACGCGCTGATGGAGCAGCTCGCCGACAAGGGCGACGGGCACACCACGTACGTCTCCGACATCAAGGAGGCCCGCAAGGTGTTCTGCCAGGACCTGCCCGCGCACATCGAGCTGCGCGCCCGGGACGCCAAGGCGCAGGTGGCCTTCGACCCGCAGACGGTCCAGGAGTTCAAGCTGATCGGGTACGACAACCGGCAGGTCGCCGACGAGGACTTCCGCGACGACCGCGTGGACGGCGGGGAGGTCGGGCCCGGCCACACGGTGACCGCGCTGTACGCGGTACGGCTGAAGGGCAACGGCGGCGGCCACGTCGCCACGGCGAACGTCCGCTGGCTGGACCCGAACACCCGCACCCCGCACGAGACTTCGCAGCAGATCGAGACCGGCGGCCTGGAGGGCTCCCTGTGGGGCGGCGCCGACAAGCGCTTCCAGGTGGCCGCGGTGGCGGCGTACTTCGCGGACGCGCTGCGGGTGGAGTCGACGTACAGCCCGTGCGAGAGCGAGACCCGGTGCGCCGAGCCTGAGCCTGCCGGGGACACGACGACGTACAGCGCGACGCCTTACGACCAGGGTTATGGAGGCTACGGCGGGAAGCGTTACAGCAGCCTGCCGGGGACCATGGCGCTACCTGAACTGGCAGCGAAGGCCAAGGAATTGGCGAGCAACTCCGAGGACAGCGCCCTGCAGCAGCTGGCGACCGCGATACAGCAGGCCAGCGACCTCAGGGGCGACCGCTACTAG
- a CDS encoding TetR/AcrR family transcriptional regulator, with protein sequence MPAPTTRPLRADAERSVRVILEAAERVLAADPAASMEQIAEAAGVARTTVHRRFANRQALVDALADSAVRQLRQAIEDGRPGTAPPLVALHRITANVLRVKGAWSFALGQPAEPGSAAAAAWDEVAADCLELLARAREGGLLAADADLDWVRRVYYALIGEALHETPGAKEDSKDGAKDDAKDPDALATRVLDTLLYGAGPRPGKG encoded by the coding sequence ATGCCTGCACCCACCACCCGCCCCCTCCGTGCCGACGCGGAGCGCAGCGTCCGCGTCATCCTCGAAGCGGCCGAGCGTGTCCTCGCCGCCGACCCCGCCGCGTCGATGGAGCAGATCGCCGAGGCCGCGGGGGTGGCCCGCACGACCGTGCACCGCCGGTTCGCCAACCGGCAGGCGCTGGTCGACGCGCTCGCGGACTCCGCCGTACGGCAGCTGCGGCAGGCCATCGAGGACGGCCGCCCGGGCACCGCTCCCCCGCTGGTCGCCCTGCACCGGATCACCGCCAACGTGCTGCGCGTGAAGGGCGCCTGGAGCTTCGCGCTCGGCCAGCCGGCCGAGCCGGGCAGCGCGGCCGCCGCGGCCTGGGACGAAGTGGCGGCGGACTGCCTCGAACTGCTCGCCCGCGCAAGGGAGGGCGGCCTGCTCGCCGCGGACGCCGACCTCGACTGGGTGCGCCGCGTGTACTACGCCCTGATCGGCGAGGCCCTGCACGAGACCCCCGGCGCGAAGGAAGACTCGAAGGATGGCGCGAAGGACGACGCGAAGGACCCCGACGCCCTCGCCACCCGCGTACTCGACACGCTGCTGTACGGAGCGGGCCCGCGGCCCGGCAAGGGCTGA
- a CDS encoding SDR family NAD(P)-dependent oxidoreductase yields MNSTALITGASSGLGAEFAVQLAASGHDLVLVARSEGRLHALADRLRAEHKVAAHVLVQDLAEPDAARRIEAELAARDLRVDLLVNNAGFGTCGRFEDIDPGRDHDQLMVNVVALVDLTHALLPGMLARGGGAVLNVGSTAGFQPGPYFAVYSAAKAFVLNFSLALRQECRGRGIKVLTLCPGPVETGFFEAIGTRDAAVTGSFSGPEPVVRAALRALAKDKAYVTPGLSNALGAHLTPRRPRTLVAAIAERVTRKVASSPTPPLPERLPSA; encoded by the coding sequence ATGAACAGCACTGCGCTCATCACCGGCGCGTCCTCGGGCCTCGGCGCCGAGTTCGCCGTCCAACTGGCTGCATCCGGGCACGACTTGGTGTTGGTGGCCCGTTCGGAAGGACGCCTGCACGCACTGGCCGACCGGCTGCGCGCCGAGCACAAGGTGGCCGCGCACGTCCTGGTGCAGGACCTGGCGGAGCCGGACGCGGCCCGGCGGATCGAGGCCGAGCTGGCGGCGCGTGACCTGCGCGTGGATCTGCTGGTGAACAACGCCGGATTCGGCACCTGCGGACGCTTCGAGGACATCGACCCCGGCCGGGACCACGACCAGCTGATGGTCAACGTGGTCGCCCTGGTCGACCTGACCCACGCACTGCTGCCGGGCATGCTGGCGCGGGGCGGGGGTGCGGTGCTCAACGTCGGCTCGACGGCGGGGTTCCAGCCCGGTCCCTACTTCGCGGTCTACTCGGCGGCGAAGGCGTTCGTCCTCAACTTCTCGCTGGCGTTGCGGCAGGAGTGCCGGGGGCGCGGGATCAAGGTCCTCACCTTGTGCCCGGGCCCGGTGGAGACCGGGTTCTTCGAGGCGATCGGGACGCGGGATGCGGCGGTGACGGGGTCGTTCTCGGGCCCGGAGCCGGTGGTTCGGGCGGCCTTGCGCGCCCTGGCGAAGGACAAGGCGTACGTCACGCCGGGGTTGAGCAATGCGCTGGGCGCCCACCTGACGCCGCGGCGTCCGCGCACGCTGGTCGCGGCGATCGCCGAGCGGGTGACGCGCAAGGTGGCTTCTTCCCCCACCCCGCCCCTTCCCGAAAGACTGCCGTCGGCCTAA
- a CDS encoding acyl-CoA dehydrogenase family protein encodes MPFSLDLTEEQRDLRDWVHGFAASVVRPAAAEWDEREETPWPVIQEAAKIGLYGFESLADLFGDPSGLSLQIANEELFWGDAGIGMALFGTSLAVAGIFSAGTPDQLAEWVPQCFGDEDDPKVAAFCVSEPQAGSDVSAMRTRARYDEARDEWVLAGQKAWITNGGIANVHVVVASVEPSLGARGQAAFIVPPGTRGLEGAKKIKKLGLRASHTADVFLDDVRVPGHCLLGGKERLDARLARAREGSAGGARGQAAMATFEVSRPTVGAQALGIARAAYEYALEYAGEREAFGRPIIENQAIAFALADLRTEIEAVRLLIWQASWMARNDKVFDAGQGSMSKLRAGELAVAASEKAIQVLGGAGYSREHPVERMYRDAKIYTIFEGTSEIQRLVIARAISGRQIR; translated from the coding sequence ATGCCCTTCTCCCTGGATCTGACAGAAGAACAACGGGACTTGCGGGACTGGGTCCACGGCTTCGCCGCCTCCGTCGTCCGCCCCGCGGCGGCCGAGTGGGACGAGCGCGAGGAGACCCCCTGGCCGGTGATCCAGGAGGCCGCGAAGATCGGGCTCTACGGATTCGAGTCCCTGGCCGACCTCTTCGGCGACCCCAGCGGGCTGTCGTTGCAGATAGCCAACGAGGAGCTTTTCTGGGGCGACGCCGGGATCGGCATGGCCCTGTTCGGCACGTCCCTGGCGGTGGCCGGGATCTTCTCGGCGGGCACTCCGGACCAGTTGGCCGAGTGGGTGCCGCAGTGTTTCGGGGACGAGGACGACCCGAAGGTGGCGGCGTTCTGCGTGTCGGAGCCGCAGGCCGGCTCGGACGTGTCGGCGATGCGGACGCGGGCGCGGTACGACGAGGCGCGCGACGAGTGGGTCCTGGCCGGACAGAAGGCGTGGATCACCAACGGCGGCATAGCGAATGTGCACGTGGTCGTGGCCTCGGTGGAACCCTCGCTCGGCGCGCGCGGGCAGGCGGCCTTCATCGTGCCGCCCGGCACGCGCGGGCTCGAAGGTGCCAAGAAGATAAAGAAGTTGGGGCTTCGGGCCTCCCATACGGCGGATGTGTTCCTGGACGACGTGCGGGTGCCGGGGCACTGTCTGCTCGGCGGCAAGGAGCGGTTGGATGCCCGGCTGGCCCGGGCCCGGGAGGGCTCGGCGGGTGGCGCCAGGGGGCAGGCCGCCATGGCCACGTTCGAGGTGAGCCGGCCGACCGTGGGTGCGCAGGCGCTCGGGATCGCACGGGCCGCGTACGAGTACGCCCTCGAGTACGCCGGGGAGCGTGAGGCGTTCGGCCGGCCCATCATCGAGAACCAGGCGATCGCGTTCGCCCTGGCCGACCTCCGGACCGAGATCGAGGCGGTGCGGCTGCTGATCTGGCAGGCGTCGTGGATGGCTCGGAACGACAAGGTCTTCGACGCGGGGCAGGGGTCGATGTCGAAGCTTCGGGCGGGGGAACTTGCCGTTGCCGCTTCGGAGAAGGCGATTCAGGTGCTTGGGGGTGCGGGGTACAGCCGGGAGCATCCTGTGGAGCGGATGTATCGGGATGCCAAGATCTACACGATCTTCGAGGGGACGAGTGAGATTCAGCGGCTGGTGATCGCTCGGGCCATCTCCGGGCGTCAGATCCGCTGA
- a CDS encoding SCP2 sterol-binding domain-containing protein has translation MADRDKESNVENVDNLADLDFASISPEEFARIVKGLSKKEINEIAQDGALRDRVLQEVFGRMERQFKPDAAGSVKALVRWKINGLTETVYETSIDEGTCTVTAGRSNAEPRVTLMMDDAEFLKLVSGNASPVTLFMMRKLKIAGDVALASGLTRYFDIPKA, from the coding sequence ATGGCGGACCGCGACAAGGAGAGCAACGTGGAGAACGTCGACAACCTGGCCGATCTGGACTTCGCGAGCATCTCCCCCGAGGAGTTCGCACGCATCGTGAAGGGCCTGTCGAAGAAGGAGATCAACGAGATCGCCCAGGACGGCGCACTGCGCGACCGCGTCCTGCAGGAGGTCTTCGGCCGCATGGAGCGGCAGTTCAAGCCCGACGCGGCGGGCTCGGTCAAGGCCCTGGTCCGCTGGAAGATCAACGGACTGACCGAGACGGTGTACGAGACGTCGATCGACGAGGGCACCTGCACGGTGACCGCCGGCCGCTCGAACGCGGAGCCGCGCGTGACGCTGATGATGGACGACGCGGAGTTCCTGAAGCTGGTCTCCGGCAACGCCAGCCCGGTCACCCTGTTCATGATGCGCAAGCTCAAGATCGCGGGCGATGTGGCGCTCGCGTCCGGGCTGACGCGCTACTTCGACATCCCGAAGGCGTGA
- a CDS encoding AMP-dependent synthetase/ligase has protein sequence MGVRKDLKKAKQHSDLAARVHTELVREDGVVREVRTERLAAEPGSGSIADIPFTNAAEDPTAVVLRRKEAGKWRPVSAASFAREVTAAAKGLIAAGLEPGGRVALMSRTRYEWAVLDFAIWAAGGQTVPVYATSSAEQIEWIVQDSGARFLIAETAENVATVQSAAERLPEPPRVWELDSGAMFELATIGREIPDDEVAKRRATLTPDTIATVCYTSGTTGKPKGCVLTHGNLHAEAANTVDLLHPIFKEVTGQVASTLLFLPLAHILGRTIQIACMLARIELGHCPSIKPDELRPELRTLRPTFIVGVPYLFEKIHDTGRATAEKLGRGASFERADRIGVRFGEAYLNKFLETGKGPSLGLYLAWALYDLLVYRRVRKEIGGRLRYAISGGSPLDHRLNLFFYAAGIIIYEGYGLTETSAAATITPPLKPRPGTVGLPVPGTAVRIADDGEVLIKGGIVFRSYWNNPEATQEALDDGWFATGDLGELDDDGYLRITGRKKDILVTSGGKNVSPAILEDRLRSRPPVGQCIVVGDNRSYIAAVITLEPDAVEHWLSVRKMPKDTPMAEVAADPRMIAAVQKAVDYANEAVSRAESIRKFTLVEGEFTEDNGLLTPSLKIKRHAVAAAYAEEIEELYRG, from the coding sequence ATGGGCGTACGCAAGGACTTGAAGAAGGCGAAGCAGCACAGCGACCTGGCGGCGCGCGTGCACACCGAGCTCGTCCGGGAGGACGGCGTCGTGCGCGAGGTGCGCACCGAACGCCTCGCCGCGGAGCCCGGTTCCGGCTCCATCGCCGACATCCCCTTCACCAACGCCGCCGAGGACCCCACCGCGGTCGTCCTGCGCCGCAAGGAAGCCGGCAAGTGGCGCCCGGTGTCCGCGGCGTCCTTCGCCCGTGAAGTCACCGCCGCCGCAAAGGGGTTGATCGCCGCGGGCCTGGAGCCGGGCGGCCGGGTCGCCCTGATGTCGCGCACCCGCTACGAGTGGGCGGTCCTCGACTTCGCCATCTGGGCGGCCGGTGGTCAGACCGTCCCCGTCTACGCGACCTCCTCGGCCGAACAGATCGAGTGGATCGTCCAGGACTCCGGCGCCCGCTTCCTGATCGCCGAGACCGCCGAGAACGTGGCGACGGTGCAGAGCGCGGCCGAACGGCTGCCAGAGCCGCCCCGGGTCTGGGAACTCGACTCGGGCGCGATGTTCGAACTCGCCACCATCGGGCGGGAGATACCCGACGACGAGGTGGCCAAGCGGCGGGCCACGCTCACCCCCGACACCATCGCGACCGTCTGCTACACCTCCGGGACGACCGGCAAGCCCAAGGGCTGCGTCCTCACCCACGGCAATCTGCACGCCGAGGCTGCGAACACCGTCGACCTGCTGCACCCCATCTTCAAGGAGGTCACGGGCCAGGTCGCCTCGACCCTCCTCTTCCTGCCGCTCGCCCACATCCTGGGCCGCACCATCCAGATCGCCTGCATGCTCGCGCGCATCGAACTGGGCCACTGCCCGAGCATCAAGCCCGACGAACTCCGCCCCGAACTGCGCACGCTCAGGCCGACGTTCATCGTCGGGGTGCCGTACCTCTTCGAGAAGATCCACGACACCGGCCGTGCGACGGCGGAGAAGCTGGGACGCGGCGCGTCCTTCGAGCGGGCCGACCGGATCGGGGTGCGCTTCGGGGAGGCGTACCTCAACAAGTTCCTGGAGACCGGCAAGGGCCCCTCGCTCGGCCTCTATCTCGCCTGGGCGCTCTACGACCTGCTCGTCTACCGCCGCGTCCGCAAGGAGATCGGCGGCAGGCTGCGCTACGCGATCAGCGGCGGCTCGCCCCTGGACCACCGTCTCAACCTCTTCTTCTACGCCGCCGGAATCATCATCTACGAGGGCTACGGCCTGACCGAGACCTCCGCGGCCGCCACCATCACGCCCCCGCTCAAGCCCCGCCCGGGCACTGTCGGCCTTCCCGTGCCCGGCACCGCGGTCCGCATCGCCGACGACGGCGAGGTGCTCATCAAGGGCGGCATCGTCTTCCGCTCGTACTGGAACAACCCCGAGGCCACCCAAGAGGCCCTGGACGACGGCTGGTTCGCGACCGGTGACCTCGGCGAGCTCGACGACGACGGCTATCTCAGGATCACCGGCCGCAAGAAGGACATCCTCGTCACCAGCGGCGGCAAGAACGTCTCGCCCGCGATCCTGGAGGACCGGCTGCGCAGCCGCCCGCCGGTCGGACAGTGCATCGTCGTCGGCGACAACCGCTCCTACATCGCCGCCGTGATCACCCTGGAGCCGGACGCCGTCGAGCACTGGCTGTCCGTACGCAAGATGCCCAAGGACACCCCGATGGCCGAGGTCGCCGCCGACCCGCGGATGATCGCCGCCGTCCAGAAGGCCGTGGACTACGCCAACGAGGCGGTCTCGCGCGCCGAGTCGATCCGCAAATTCACCCTCGTCGAGGGCGAGTTCACGGAGGACAACGGGCTGCTCACGCCCTCCCTGAAGATCAAGCGGCATGCGGTCGCGGCGGCGTACGCGGAGGAGATCGAGGAGCTCTACCGTGGCTGA